The proteins below come from a single Micropterus dolomieu isolate WLL.071019.BEF.003 ecotype Adirondacks linkage group LG05, ASM2129224v1, whole genome shotgun sequence genomic window:
- the slco2a1 gene encoding solute carrier organic anion transporter family member 2A1, which yields MDIHSSKDMKKTRTLFCSIKLFVLCHGLLQFSQLLYSAYFKSTITTIEKRYGLSSYSSGTISSLNEVSNSVLIVFVSYFGNRVHRPRLIGIGGLLMAVSAVILTLPHFISQPYEYDSVLHNRHDICNPQGNSSNPESCGREETRRLADTNTLWVLMASAQLLFGVGSVPIQPFGISYIDDFAQPGNSPVYIAILFAVSVFGPAVGYLLGSVMLRIYVDVDRTGLGAELELRHGDPRWVGAWWMGLLIATGCLVLASIPYFFFPRRMPSEDDVTGIETDISDDFKKPDISLTDFLKMFPRLFVHLLLSPLFLMLVLAQCCFSSVIAGFSTFLNKFLERQYGASLAYSSLIVGAVNLPAVAVGMLIGGVIMKRAGLSLKTIPRFSVVMLTISTLLCIPLFFMGCPTQKVSEVNHYQIGQYGSLSLCYSNCSCPASAFNPVCGSDGVEYISPCHAGCTNFTKDPNSTYRVQLYTNCSCISGSQTHARPAPCPNNCPHYLLPFMLVISLASLIACLTHNPMYMMVLRSVPSEEKSFAIGIQFLLMRVLAWLPAPALFGMAIDTSCIWWKRVCGKKFSCGYYDNDIFRNRYLGLQVGYKVMGIVLLMMLGWKVQRTQEYSLEKRSEGLL from the exons ATGGATATACATTCCTccaaagacatgaaaaaaacaaggacGTTATTCTGCAGCATAAAG CTGTTTGTGCTGTGCCACGGCCTCCTGCAGTTCTCCCAGTTACTGTACAGCGCCTACTTCAAGAGCACCATCACCACAATCGAGAAACGCTATGGCCTCAGCAGCTACTCCTCGGGAACCATTTCCTCTCTCAACGAG GTCAGTAACAGTGTGTTGATAGTGTTCGTGAGCTACTTTGGAAATCGGGTTCACCGCCCTCGCCTGATTGGAATCGGTGGACTACTGATGGCTGTCAGTGCCGTGATCCTGACCTTACCTCACTTCATATCCCAGCCCTACGAATACGACTCTGTTTTACACA ATCGCCACGACATTTGCAATCCGCAGGGCAACTCGAGCAACCCGGAGTCTTGTGGCCGCGAGGAGACCAGGCGCCTGGCCGACACTAACACCCTGTGGGTGCTCATGGCCAGCGCTCAGCTGCTCTTCGGTGTGGGCTCGGTGCCCATCCAGCCGTTTGGGATTTCCTACATAGATGATTTCGCTCAACCTGGCAACTCCCCTGTTTACATAG CCATCCTGTTTGCAGTATCTGTATTCGGGCCAGCCGTTGGATACCTGCTGGGCTCAGTCATGCTGCGGATCTATGTGGACGTGGATAGAACTGGTTTAG GAGCTGAATTAGAGCTGAGACACGGGGATCCCCGCTGGGTCGGGGCCTGGTGGATGGGCCTGCTCATTGCCACCGGCTGCCTGGTTCTCGCATCCATCCCCTACTTCTTCTTCCCTCGTAGAATGCCTTCAGAAGATGAT GTGACTGGAATTGAAACGGACATCAGTGATGACTTCAAGAAGCCAGATATCTCTTTAACTGACTTCCTGAAAA tgtttcccagatTGTTTGTCCACCTCCTGTTGAGCCCTCTCTTCCTGATGCTGGTCCTGGCCCAGTGCTGCTTCTCCTCAGTGATCGCAGGTTTCTCTACATTCCTGAACAAGTTTCTGGAGAGACAGTATGGTGCTTCGCTCGCCTACAGCAGCCTGATAGTAG GTGCTGTGAATCTGCCAGCAGTAGCAGTGGGGATGCTGATAGGCGGGGTCATCATGAAGAGGGCGGGTCTCTCTCTGAAGACCATCCCACGTTTCTCTGTTGTCATGCTGACCATCTCCACCCTCCTCTGTATCCCTCTCTTCTTCATGGGCTGCCCCACACAGAAAGTCTCGGAAGTCAATCATTACCAAATCGGACAGTATGG GTCTCTGTCCTTGTGCTACTCCAACTGCTCCTGTCCTGCCAGTGCCTTCAACCCTGTGTGTGGCTCTGATGGTGTCGAGTATATTTCTCCTTGTCATGCAGGCTGCACCAACTTCACCAAAGACCCCAACAGCACCTACAGGGTTCAG CTTTATACCAACTGCAGTTGTATATCTGGGAGCCAGACACATGCCCGCCCAGCTCCCTGTCCGAACAACTGCCCACATTATCTTCTCCCTTTCATGCTTGTCATCTCTCTGGCGTCACTGATCGCCTGCCTCACTCACAACCCCATGTATATGATGGTGCTCAG ATCTGTTCCCTCTGAAGAGAAGTCATTTGCTATAGGAATTCAGTTTTTACTAATGAGAGTATTAG CCTGGCTACCTGCCCCTGCTCTCTTCGGGATGGCCATTGATACGTCATGCATCTGGTGGAAGCGCGTGTGCGGAAAGAAGTTTAGCTGTGGTTACTATGACAACGACATCTTTAGGAACCG GTACTTGGGCCTACAGGTGGGGTATAAGGTCATGGGCATCGTCCTGTTGATGATGCTGGGGTGGAAGGTGCAGCGGACCCAGGAGTACAGTCTGGAGAAGAGGTCTGAAGGCCTACTGTGA